One Synechococcus sp. JA-2-3B'a(2-13) genomic window carries:
- the thrB gene encoding homoserine kinase produces MVKERVEVIVPATTANLGPGFDCIGAALELYNHFYFREIPSGLSIHYRGSDHISQSKDNLVYRAFCRAFELLSKPVPGVEIEITLNVPLARGLGSSATAIVGGLLGANAIGALNLAPETLLQLAIALEGHPDNVVPALQGSCQLCVQGQQGQWVFCPVEWHESIGILAVVPNFKLSTQAAREILPKSVSLADAVFSSSHLGLLIRSLQSGRVDWLKVALQDRLHQPARMELITGFKTVQAAAMAAGAYGVVISGAGPTLLALCAPENRERVGSAMVSAWAQLDIEAEAKLLNLDRQGGRVVIHSQPSG; encoded by the coding sequence TTGGTCAAAGAACGCGTAGAGGTGATCGTCCCGGCCACCACCGCCAACTTGGGGCCAGGGTTCGACTGCATCGGTGCAGCCCTAGAGCTCTACAATCACTTCTATTTTCGCGAGATCCCTTCTGGCCTCAGCATCCACTACCGCGGCAGCGACCACATCAGCCAAAGCAAGGACAACCTGGTGTACCGGGCTTTTTGCCGCGCCTTTGAGTTGCTGAGTAAGCCTGTGCCGGGGGTAGAAATCGAAATTACCCTCAACGTGCCCCTGGCGCGGGGGTTGGGCAGTTCTGCCACCGCCATTGTCGGCGGCTTGCTGGGGGCCAATGCCATTGGAGCACTCAACTTAGCTCCCGAAACCCTTCTACAACTGGCTATTGCCTTGGAGGGCCACCCAGACAATGTGGTGCCCGCCCTGCAGGGCAGTTGTCAGCTTTGTGTGCAGGGACAGCAGGGGCAATGGGTGTTCTGTCCGGTGGAGTGGCATGAGAGCATTGGCATCCTGGCCGTAGTGCCCAACTTTAAGCTTTCCACCCAAGCGGCCCGCGAGATCCTGCCCAAATCCGTCAGCTTGGCGGATGCAGTTTTTTCCAGCAGCCATCTGGGCCTACTCATCCGCAGCCTGCAGTCGGGGCGGGTGGACTGGCTGAAGGTGGCCCTGCAGGATCGGCTGCACCAGCCGGCGCGTATGGAGCTGATCACCGGGTTCAAAACGGTTCAAGCTGCAGCCATGGCTGCCGGAGCCTATGGAGTGGTGATCAGCGGAGCCGGCCCCACTCTTCTGGCCCTCTGTGCTCCCGAGAATCGGGAACGGGTGGGATCCGCGATGGTCAGCGCTTGGGCGCAGTTGGATATTGAAGCGGAGGCCAAACTGCTCAACCTGGACCGGCAGGGAGGACGGGTGGTGATCCACTCCCAGCCGTCTGGATAG
- a CDS encoding anion transporter has translation MQGLSWLVLGLSYVGLGLGSLPRLRMNRATIALVGSALLIGLGTLSLRQAWEAIDPTTIVFLLSMMVVNASLSYGGAFQLALLGLIRVSRSPFGLLIMLVFGSGLLSAFLLNDTLALVFTPLTLQVTTVLGLNPIPYLLGLAAATNLGSVATLSGNPQNILIGSFSGIGYLEFAAQMTPIAVVGLLLEVGLLWLYYPEVRSLKPFARVPWLPLRLYPPLLRKSVVITGGLFVAFVAGLPLAESALVAAALLLITRRLKPERFLGQVDWNLLVMFSGLFILTRATGELVTVWGMSLGSLAESLAGSPLALLSSVAVLSNLISNVPAVLLLQSFLPRQETTAWLLLAAGSTLAGNLTLFGAVANLITVEAAAKKGYVLSFGEHLRFGLPLTLLTLGFSGLWLCQPFLSSPPLR, from the coding sequence GTGCAGGGGCTGTCTTGGTTGGTGTTGGGTTTGAGCTATGTCGGGTTGGGACTGGGATCCCTGCCTAGGTTGCGTATGAACCGGGCCACCATCGCCCTGGTGGGATCCGCCCTGTTGATTGGCTTGGGGACCTTGTCGCTACGGCAGGCTTGGGAAGCCATTGACCCGACCACGATTGTGTTTCTCCTGAGCATGATGGTGGTAAATGCCAGCTTGTCCTATGGGGGGGCTTTTCAGTTGGCTTTGCTGGGCTTGATTCGGGTGAGCCGCAGCCCCTTTGGTCTGTTGATCATGCTGGTGTTCGGCAGCGGGCTGCTCTCGGCTTTCCTGCTCAACGACACGCTGGCGCTGGTATTCACCCCCCTAACTTTGCAAGTCACAACGGTGTTGGGGTTAAACCCGATCCCCTACCTGCTGGGCTTGGCGGCAGCCACCAACCTGGGATCCGTCGCCACCCTGAGCGGCAACCCGCAGAATATCCTGATCGGCTCCTTCTCTGGGATCGGCTACCTGGAGTTTGCTGCCCAGATGACCCCCATTGCCGTGGTGGGGCTGCTGCTGGAAGTGGGGTTGCTGTGGCTGTACTACCCTGAGGTGCGCTCGTTGAAACCCTTTGCTCGGGTGCCTTGGCTGCCGCTGCGGCTCTACCCGCCCCTGTTGCGCAAGAGCGTGGTGATTACGGGGGGGCTGTTTGTGGCCTTTGTAGCCGGACTTCCCTTGGCAGAATCGGCCTTGGTGGCGGCAGCCCTGTTGTTGATTACCCGCAGGCTGAAGCCGGAGCGATTTTTGGGGCAGGTGGACTGGAATCTGCTGGTGATGTTTTCCGGGCTATTTATCCTGACGCGGGCAACGGGAGAGCTGGTAACTGTTTGGGGGATGAGCTTGGGATCCTTGGCAGAGAGTCTGGCGGGATCCCCTCTTGCCCTGCTGAGTAGTGTGGCCGTTTTATCCAACCTCATCTCCAATGTGCCGGCGGTGCTGTTGCTGCAATCGTTCCTGCCTCGGCAGGAGACCACCGCTTGGCTGTTGCTGGCTGCCGGCTCCACTTTGGCGGGCAATTTGACTCTATTTGGGGCGGTGGCCAATCTGATCACGGTTGAGGCAGCGGCCAAAAAAGGCTACGTGCTCTCGTTTGGGGAACATCTGCGCTTTGGCCTGCCCCTCACTCTCCTAACCCTGGGGTTCAGTGGGTTGTGGCTGTGCCAGCCTTTCCTGTCTTCTCCACCGCTCAGATGA
- a CDS encoding SDR family oxidoreductase, translating into MSSPLSQAVILITGATGGIGSVLVPMLAQAGSHLVLAARREEPLRALVEKSASLGAASGLGIPTDVTDYAQVEALVNQTVQKHGRIDVLINLAGAGILKPAPQLTPADLERMLAVNLKGSFYTSQLAANPMREQKSGHILNFPGVLGRYPMAMASAYCAAKFGVVGFSKCMADELKRFGVRFTLFYFGGIDSPFWDPISLKVQRDKMLSPATAAEAICFALTAPAGAVPSEIVLQPESHQFL; encoded by the coding sequence GTGTCTTCTCCGCTATCGCAGGCAGTTATTTTGATCACAGGGGCAACAGGGGGTATCGGCAGCGTCCTGGTGCCCATGCTGGCTCAGGCCGGATCCCATCTGGTGTTGGCCGCTCGGCGAGAAGAGCCCCTGCGAGCTCTGGTGGAGAAATCAGCCTCTTTGGGGGCTGCCTCTGGATTGGGGATCCCTACTGATGTGACGGACTATGCCCAGGTAGAGGCCCTGGTCAACCAAACGGTGCAAAAGCATGGGCGCATTGACGTGCTGATTAACCTGGCCGGGGCCGGGATCCTGAAGCCTGCTCCCCAGCTAACCCCCGCAGACCTGGAGCGAATGCTGGCGGTCAACCTGAAGGGCAGCTTCTACACCAGCCAACTGGCTGCCAACCCCATGCGGGAGCAAAAATCCGGCCACATCCTCAATTTTCCCGGCGTCCTTGGACGTTATCCCATGGCGATGGCCTCTGCTTACTGTGCGGCCAAGTTTGGGGTGGTCGGGTTTAGCAAGTGCATGGCCGATGAGCTGAAGCGCTTTGGGGTCAGATTTACGCTGTTTTACTTCGGGGGCATCGACTCACCCTTCTGGGATCCCATCAGCCTGAAGGTGCAACGAGACAAGATGCTCAGCCCTGCCACGGCTGCGGAAGCCATCTGCTTTGCCCTTACAGCGCCCGCTGGTGCTGTACCGAGCGAGATAGTGTTGCAGCCGGAAAGCCACCAATTCCTTTGA
- a CDS encoding citrate synthase produces MADGEYRPGLEGVPATRSNISFVDGQAGILEYRGIPIEELTAHSTFLETAYLLIFGKLPTQSELDNFDQAIRSHRRVKYRIRDMIKSFPESGHPMDALQTCVAGLGLFYPLREMDPDYVFGTVTRLLSKLPTMVAMFHQMRQGNDPIPPDDNLDHAANFLYMLSGKKPDPWLARIFDICLILHAEHTVNASTFALLVSASTLANPYSSLATAVGTLSGLLHGGANQQVMMLLRQIGSVENVRSFIEEKLAKKQRIMGMGHRVYKVKDPRATILQRLAEELFERYGHDKYYDIALEVERVCEELLGPKGIYPNVDFYSGLVYAKLGIPEDLFTPVFAIARAAGWLAHWREQLSDNRLFRPTQVYTGERQQRYIPIEERG; encoded by the coding sequence ATGGCGGATGGCGAATACAGACCAGGCTTGGAAGGCGTTCCGGCCACACGCTCCAACATTAGTTTTGTGGATGGCCAGGCGGGGATCCTGGAATATCGGGGCATCCCCATCGAGGAATTGACCGCCCACAGTACCTTTCTGGAGACAGCCTACTTGCTGATCTTTGGAAAGCTGCCGACCCAATCGGAGCTGGACAACTTTGATCAGGCAATCCGCAGTCATCGACGGGTGAAATACCGCATCCGCGACATGATCAAGTCGTTTCCGGAGTCGGGCCACCCGATGGATGCTCTGCAAACCTGTGTGGCGGGCTTGGGGCTGTTTTACCCGCTGCGGGAGATGGATCCCGACTATGTGTTCGGCACCGTCACCCGCTTGCTCTCCAAGCTGCCGACCATGGTGGCCATGTTCCACCAGATGCGACAGGGCAATGATCCCATTCCCCCGGACGACAACCTGGATCATGCTGCCAATTTCCTATACATGCTCTCGGGCAAGAAGCCGGATCCCTGGTTGGCCCGCATTTTTGACATCTGCCTGATCCTGCACGCCGAGCACACGGTCAATGCCTCTACGTTTGCCCTTCTGGTGAGCGCTTCCACGCTGGCTAACCCCTACAGCAGCCTGGCCACGGCGGTGGGTACCCTTTCGGGGCTGTTGCACGGGGGGGCCAACCAACAGGTGATGATGCTGCTGCGGCAAATCGGCTCGGTGGAAAATGTGCGCTCGTTTATCGAGGAGAAGCTGGCCAAAAAACAGCGCATCATGGGCATGGGCCACCGAGTCTACAAGGTGAAGGATCCGCGGGCCACCATCCTGCAGCGGCTGGCCGAAGAGCTATTTGAGCGCTACGGCCACGACAAGTACTACGACATTGCCCTGGAGGTGGAGCGGGTGTGTGAGGAGTTGTTAGGGCCGAAGGGGATCTACCCGAATGTGGACTTCTACTCAGGGTTGGTCTACGCCAAGTTGGGGATCCCAGAAGATTTGTTTACACCGGTGTTTGCCATTGCCCGAGCGGCGGGTTGGCTGGCCCATTGGCGGGAGCAGTTGTCCGATAATCGGCTTTTCCGACCCACCCAGGTGTACACAGGTGAACGCCAGCAACGCTACATCCCTATAGAAGAGCGGGGTTGA
- a CDS encoding permease, protein MDSPLWRDGFTLFLSLVVQAMPFLLLGVFLSGLLAVFVEGSQLARFLPKGKIGSAVAGGALGFFFPVCECGNLPVARQLVIKGIPPHVAVAFLLAAPVFNPVVIFSTWIAFRSMPELVIYRVLFSFGIAVVVGLIFSLQKDFQPLLQPSVWRELQRNCSQEADPKNISRSPLLQGGTFWIGSQGYAQGASGRSLATLQTAEDVYRSALAAAPSPSRRQKGVLLLQTWAREIRELGSVLILGSAMAALIQTVIPRSFVLDYGQDALLSILIMMALAGIISICSTVDAFFALSFAATFTPGSLLAFMVFGPIVDLKAIGLMLTLFKPRAIFYFVILVFQLTLVGALAINYYGS, encoded by the coding sequence TTGGACTCTCCCCTTTGGCGAGACGGGTTCACCCTGTTTCTGAGCCTTGTGGTGCAGGCCATGCCATTTTTGCTGCTAGGGGTGTTTCTATCGGGGCTGCTGGCGGTGTTTGTCGAGGGATCCCAGTTGGCCCGTTTCCTGCCCAAAGGCAAAATCGGCAGCGCGGTGGCCGGTGGCGCTTTAGGATTCTTTTTCCCGGTGTGCGAGTGCGGCAACCTGCCGGTGGCCCGTCAACTGGTGATCAAAGGGATCCCACCCCACGTGGCGGTGGCCTTTCTGTTGGCGGCGCCGGTGTTTAACCCGGTGGTGATCTTTTCCACTTGGATTGCCTTTCGCTCCATGCCGGAGCTGGTGATCTACCGAGTTCTCTTTTCCTTTGGCATTGCGGTTGTCGTCGGCTTGATCTTCAGCCTGCAAAAGGATTTCCAGCCTCTGTTGCAGCCGTCAGTCTGGCGGGAGCTGCAGCGCAATTGCTCCCAAGAAGCTGATCCGAAGAACATCTCCCGCTCGCCGTTGTTGCAGGGGGGCACCTTCTGGATTGGATCCCAGGGCTATGCCCAAGGGGCCTCTGGCCGATCCCTGGCCACTTTACAAACGGCTGAAGATGTGTATCGCTCTGCTCTGGCCGCTGCGCCTTCTCCCTCCAGGCGACAAAAAGGAGTTCTCCTGCTGCAGACCTGGGCCAGGGAGATCCGCGAATTGGGATCCGTGCTCATCTTGGGCTCGGCGATGGCGGCCCTGATTCAAACGGTGATCCCGCGTTCGTTTGTGCTGGATTATGGCCAAGATGCATTGCTCTCAATCCTGATCATGATGGCCCTGGCCGGGATCATCTCCATCTGCTCGACAGTGGATGCCTTTTTCGCCCTCTCCTTTGCCGCCACCTTCACGCCGGGATCCCTGTTGGCTTTTATGGTGTTTGGGCCGATAGTAGACTTGAAAGCCATAGGCTTGATGCTCACTCTGTTCAAGCCCCGCGCCATTTTCTACTTCGTGATCTTGGTCTTTCAGCTTACTCTGGTGGGAGCTTTAGCCATCAACTACTATGGCAGTTAA
- a CDS encoding DUF29 domain-containing protein: protein MSNLYSTDFNLWIDRTTRLLRERRWHEIDLTHLIEEVENLGKSERRGITSQLTRLLLHLLKWQYQPQRRSDSWLDSITDARTQIGLAIEDSPSLKGYLVEQLEESYQRARRQAARQTGIEISTFPDVCPYSPELVLAEDWLPEV from the coding sequence ATGAGCAATCTATACTCGACAGACTTTAACTTGTGGATTGACCGAACAACCCGGCTATTGCGGGAAAGGCGCTGGCATGAAATTGACCTAACACACTTAATTGAAGAGGTTGAGAATTTGGGTAAGAGCGAACGACGAGGGATTACCAGTCAATTAACTCGCCTTCTGCTGCATCTGCTCAAGTGGCAATATCAACCTCAGCGCCGTTCAGATAGCTGGCTAGATTCCATTACAGATGCGCGAACCCAAATCGGATTGGCCATAGAAGATAGCCCTAGCCTAAAAGGTTATCTGGTAGAGCAACTTGAAGAGAGTTATCAACGGGCGCGCCGCCAAGCAGCCAGGCAAACGGGGATAGAAATCTCGACATTTCCAGATGTCTGTCCCTACTCTCCAGAGTTGGTGCTGGCAGAAGATTGGCTGCCGGAAGTTTGA
- a CDS encoding FAD-binding oxidoreductase — MIVAAPDKLQALPSDLEGIEIITDPAQVAKLSLDFYHYSPVLSRQLSDKRGDLVVRPADEAEVMRVAAACARLRIPVTVRGAGTGNYGQCIPLAGGVILDMGKLNQVLWAKPGLARVQAGAKLMAIDKHTREMGWEIRMAPSTYRTATIGGFIAGGSGGIGSVTYGQLRDRGNILGLRVVTLEEEPRVLELRGDEVFQVSHAWGLNGIITEVEIPLAPAYPWAELVVAFPPAGGFMPCAHFGQALGDADGIIKKMISLHAWPIPSYFAPLRGHLPEGSAVALLMVAECSLEPLLELVREHGGQVVYNKTAQEASKGISLGEFSWNHTTLHCRSVDPSLTYLQSAFPADRELKLVQHMYEYFGDEVLMHLEWIRINGQATPVGLQIVRFTTEERLNEIMRYHEEQGVFIANPHTFIIEDGGRKVMDPRQIRFKEEVDPYGLLNPGKMRTWQERASA; from the coding sequence ATGATCGTTGCCGCTCCTGACAAGCTGCAGGCTTTGCCTTCTGACTTAGAGGGTATTGAGATCATCACTGATCCGGCTCAGGTGGCCAAGTTGTCGTTGGATTTTTACCACTACAGCCCCGTGCTGAGCCGACAACTGAGCGACAAGCGGGGAGATTTGGTGGTGCGCCCCGCCGATGAGGCCGAGGTGATGCGGGTGGCAGCGGCCTGTGCCAGGCTGCGGATCCCGGTTACGGTGCGCGGTGCCGGTACCGGTAATTACGGCCAATGTATCCCGCTGGCCGGGGGTGTGATCCTGGACATGGGCAAGCTCAACCAGGTGCTTTGGGCAAAGCCGGGCTTGGCGCGGGTGCAGGCGGGGGCCAAGTTGATGGCCATCGACAAACACACCCGGGAGATGGGCTGGGAGATCCGCATGGCTCCTTCCACCTATCGCACGGCCACCATCGGGGGGTTCATTGCCGGCGGCAGCGGCGGCATTGGCTCTGTGACCTACGGCCAACTGCGGGATCGCGGCAACATCTTGGGTTTGCGGGTGGTCACCCTGGAGGAAGAGCCGCGGGTGCTGGAGCTGCGGGGAGACGAGGTGTTCCAAGTGAGCCATGCCTGGGGCCTCAATGGGATCATCACCGAGGTGGAGATCCCGCTGGCGCCTGCTTACCCTTGGGCAGAGCTGGTGGTGGCTTTTCCCCCCGCAGGAGGGTTTATGCCCTGTGCCCATTTTGGCCAGGCCCTGGGCGATGCGGATGGGATCATCAAGAAGATGATCAGCCTGCACGCTTGGCCGATCCCCAGCTACTTTGCACCGCTGCGGGGTCATTTGCCAGAAGGATCCGCTGTGGCCCTGTTGATGGTGGCCGAATGCAGCCTGGAGCCGCTGTTGGAGCTTGTCCGGGAACATGGGGGCCAAGTGGTTTACAACAAAACGGCCCAGGAGGCCAGCAAGGGGATCTCGCTGGGGGAATTTTCTTGGAACCACACCACTTTGCACTGCCGCAGCGTGGATCCCAGCCTGACTTATTTACAATCGGCTTTTCCTGCCGATCGGGAGCTGAAGCTGGTGCAGCACATGTACGAGTATTTTGGCGACGAAGTGCTGATGCACCTGGAGTGGATTCGCATCAACGGGCAAGCTACCCCCGTCGGCCTGCAAATTGTCCGCTTTACCACCGAAGAGCGCCTGAACGAGATCATGCGCTACCACGAAGAGCAGGGAGTATTTATTGCCAACCCCCACACTTTCATCATCGAAGACGGCGGGCGCAAAGTGATGGATCCGCGCCAGATTCGTTTTAAAGAAGAAGTGGATCCCTATGGCCTGCTCAATCCGGGCAAGATGCGCACCTGGCAGGAGCGCGCCTCTGCTTGA
- the pstB gene encoding phosphate ABC transporter ATP-binding protein PstB yields MQTQSLNQTSYVFRTENLNVYYGSNLAVKNVTLDIPARQITAFIGPSGCGKSTILRCFNRTNDLIPGARVEGKLTYHGKDLYAKEVDPVAVRRRIGMVFQRPNPFPKSIYDNVAYGPRVLGMKVDLDEVVETSLKRAALWDEVKDKLKENGQSLSGGQQQRLCIARALAVQPDVILMDEPCSALDPISTRRIEELMKELEEEYTIIIVTHNMQQASRVSDMTAFFSVELVGSNRVGELIEFDRTEVIFNSPTKQATRDYVEGRFG; encoded by the coding sequence ATGCAAACTCAATCTCTTAACCAGACCTCTTACGTTTTCAGGACCGAGAACCTGAATGTCTACTATGGCTCCAATCTGGCGGTAAAAAATGTTACTCTGGACATCCCAGCCCGACAGATTACTGCGTTTATCGGCCCTTCCGGCTGTGGCAAAAGCACGATCCTACGTTGCTTCAACCGCACCAACGATTTGATCCCCGGTGCTCGTGTAGAGGGCAAGCTCACCTACCACGGCAAGGATCTCTACGCCAAAGAGGTCGATCCGGTGGCGGTGCGGCGGCGTATCGGCATGGTCTTCCAAAGACCCAATCCCTTCCCCAAAAGCATTTACGACAACGTGGCCTACGGCCCGCGGGTGCTGGGGATGAAGGTAGACTTGGACGAGGTGGTGGAAACCTCGCTGAAACGGGCTGCCCTCTGGGATGAAGTCAAAGACAAGTTGAAAGAAAATGGTCAGTCGCTGTCGGGAGGGCAGCAGCAGCGCTTGTGTATTGCCCGCGCTCTGGCGGTACAGCCGGATGTGATTTTGATGGATGAGCCCTGTTCGGCACTGGATCCCATTTCCACCCGCCGTATCGAAGAGCTGATGAAGGAGCTGGAGGAGGAATATACCATCATCATCGTCACCCACAACATGCAGCAGGCCAGCCGCGTCTCGGATATGACGGCTTTCTTCAGCGTGGAGCTGGTGGGATCCAACCGTGTGGGCGAGCTGATTGAATTTGACAGAACTGAAGTCATCTTCAACAGCCCCACCAAGCAAGCCACAAGAGATTATGTGGAGGGCCGCTTCGGCTAA